One Vitis vinifera cultivar Pinot Noir 40024 chromosome 8, ASM3070453v1 genomic window carries:
- the LOC100259819 gene encoding uncharacterized protein LOC100259819 — protein MTRQIVMRPPSLNRRQPLLASQSSSGSIRFAEVAGETTAECAAVACCCPCGLVNLLVLAVYKVPAGLCRRALKKKRLRRMIKKGLLQPRRRRCPCGCDDTELQIHPISGDVTDADISVKSNESEQEVMDLEKEMWDKFYSTGFWRSSSQRE, from the coding sequence ATGACTCGGCAAATCGTCATGCGCCCACCTTCCCTGAACCGCCGGCAACCACTGCTGGCCAGCCAATCCTCCTCCGGCAGCATCCGTTTCGCCGAGGTGGCGGGTGAGACCACCGCAGAGTGCGCCGCTGTGGCCTGCTGTTGTCCATGTGGGCTCGTGAACCTCCTCGTCCTCGCCGTCTACAAGGTTCCGGCAGGCCTCTGCCGGCGCGCGCTCAAGAAGAAGCGCCTCCGACGCATGATCAAGAAGGGTCTTCTACAGCCGCGTCGCCGTCGCTGCCCTTGCGGCTGCGATGACACGGAGCTCCAAATCCACCCGATTTCAGGCGATGTAACAGACGCCGATATTTCGGTAAAATCAAACGAATCGGAACAAGAGGTAATGGACTTAGAGAAAGAAATGTGGGACAAGTTTTACAGTACTGGGTTTTGGAGAAGTTCTTCTCAAAGGGAGTAG